The nucleotide window GCTGGGTGCCCTTGAAGGGACAAACAGAGAAAGGCGGGGGCGCAATGGCCCCGCCTTTCTCTGTTTGTCCGTGGCGGCTCAGCGTACCGTGCGCAGCCACTCGACCATCGCGGCGTTCGCGGCGGCGGCCTTCTCGAAAACGGCGGCGTGACCCGCACCCGGAATCAGGGCCAGTTGGCTACCCGCAATGCCCTTCTGCATCTTCATGGCGAGTTCAGTGGGTGTCACGTTGTCCTCGACCCCGAAGACGAGCAGGGTGGGCACCTTGATAGTCGGCAGGACGGGGTTGGCGTCGGGGCGGGCGGCCAGGGCGTTGCCGCCGCCGATCGCGCCGTTCAGACTCGCTCCCTTGACGATGTTTGACAGGTGCGTGACCTGGTTGGGCATCTTCATGCGGCTCTCGCCGGTGAGCATCCGGGGCAGCAGACCGGGGACGAGGCTGGCGACGCCCATCTGCTCGGCCTGCTGGGCGTTGCCGCGCCAAGTGGCCGCCTCGGCGACGCCGGCCGGGTCGGCAGTCGTGTCGATGAAGATGAGGCCCCTAAAGCGTTCGGGGGCCATCTTGTACATCTGGAGCAGGGTCATGCCCCCCATGCTCATGCCGCCGACGACCGCCTTGTCGATCTTCAGGGCGTCCATGAAGCCCACCATCGTCATCGCGTAATTCTCGATGCTGGCCTCGCGGCTGGGCGCCTTGCTCATGCCGAAGCCAGGCAGATCCACCGTGATCACGCGGTAGCCGGGAATGTTGCGGTTGTTCTTGAACAGCTCGCCGCTCAGCGGGTAGCCGTGAATGAGCAGCAGAGGCTGGCCCTGGCCCTGGGCTTTGTAAAAGACGGTCGCGCCGTTCACGCTGACGGTGCCCCGGTCGGGGAAGGTGGAGGACA belongs to Deinococcus sp. Leaf326 and includes:
- a CDS encoding alpha/beta fold hydrolase yields the protein MNKTLPMLSTLLLSTALAGGTQAQMSSTFPDRGTVSVNGATVFYKAQGQGQPLLLIHGYPLSGELFKNNRNIPGYRVITVDLPGFGMSKAPSREASIENYAMTMVGFMDALKIDKAVVGGMSMGGMTLLQMYKMAPERFRGLIFIDTTADPAGVAEAATWRGNAQQAEQMGVASLVPGLLPRMLTGESRMKMPNQVTHLSNIVKGASLNGAIGGGNALAARPDANPVLPTIKVPTLLVFGVEDNVTPTELAMKMQKGIAGSQLALIPGAGHAAVFEKAAAANAAMVEWLRTVR